A single Ketogulonicigenium vulgare WSH-001 DNA region contains:
- the accD gene encoding acetyl-CoA carboxylase, carboxyltransferase subunit beta: MNWITNYVRPTLNSLFSRRTDVPENLWSKCDECGTMLFHRELEENLNVCTHCGHHMAITARARLTALFDGGQFAELKVPEPLVDPLHFRDQKKYTDRLKAAQKSSGEKDAMLVAEGEIFETPAIVACQEFKFMAGSMGMYVGNALIAAAQRAVETKRPLVVFTAAGGARMQEGILSLMQMPRSTVAVDMVKEAGLPYIVVLTNPTTGGVTASYAMLGDVQIAEPNALICFAGPRVIEQTIREKLPEGFQRAEYLLDHGMLDRVTPRGKMKEELATIIRMLMGLPQHVVGPVPAPAPAEAPAAEAAAKPAEKPAKAAKPAPEKK, from the coding sequence ATGAACTGGATCACGAATTACGTCCGCCCGACGCTGAACTCGCTGTTTTCGCGGCGCACCGACGTGCCGGAAAACCTGTGGAGCAAGTGCGACGAATGCGGCACCATGCTGTTCCACCGCGAGCTTGAGGAAAACCTCAACGTCTGCACGCATTGCGGCCATCACATGGCGATCACGGCCCGCGCGCGCCTGACGGCGCTGTTCGACGGCGGCCAGTTCGCCGAGTTGAAAGTGCCCGAGCCGCTGGTCGACCCGCTGCATTTTCGCGACCAAAAGAAATATACCGACCGTCTGAAAGCCGCGCAGAAATCCTCGGGCGAGAAAGACGCCATGCTGGTCGCCGAGGGCGAGATTTTCGAAACTCCCGCCATTGTCGCCTGTCAGGAATTCAAGTTCATGGCCGGCTCTATGGGCATGTATGTTGGCAACGCGCTGATCGCCGCCGCGCAGCGCGCGGTCGAGACCAAGCGTCCGCTGGTTGTGTTCACCGCCGCGGGCGGCGCGCGGATGCAAGAGGGGATCCTCTCGCTGATGCAGATGCCGCGCTCGACCGTGGCCGTCGACATGGTGAAAGAAGCGGGTCTGCCCTATATCGTCGTGCTGACCAACCCGACCACGGGCGGCGTTACCGCATCCTATGCGATGCTGGGCGATGTGCAGATTGCCGAGCCCAACGCACTGATCTGTTTCGCAGGTCCCCGCGTGATCGAACAGACCATCCGCGAAAAGCTGCCCGAAGGGTTCCAGCGCGCCGAATATCTGCTGGATCACGGTATGCTGGATCGCGTCACCCCGCGTGGCAAGATGAAGGAAGAACTGGCAACGATCATCCGTATGCTGATGGGCCTGCCCCAGCATGTGGTTGGCCCCGTTCCCGCCCCTGCGCCCGCCGAGGCGCCCGCCGCCGAAGCCGCCGCCAAGCCCGCCGAAAAACCTGCAAAAGCCGCCAAGCCAGCGCCGGAGAAGAAATAA
- the cls gene encoding cardiolipin synthase, which translates to MGIDKSAAFACYPRMEWLGIPFDWRTLATFAVLGLHYALVIAVIFRVLVRDQMEPVVRLSWVMLIALIPVLGVIVYLLFGEIRLNRAKGRKMQNVRNQLTALWEANNISHGSAHEAATSFAMGTATSDFVPVTDNRLTMLPQGDAMMDDMIAAIDGATDTVHILFYIWLPDTIGTRMVQAVSNAARRGVTCRVLVDALGSRLLIGSKHWKAMRAAGVRLHRAFPFRNPLVEVLFQRVDLRNHRKVVVVDNHISWIGSRNCADEAFAIKRRYAPWIDILMRVEGPLVRQMQAVFIADWMLYDDDAPVDLLVAPQPHFPPEDDGPVVATGTTGQVIASGPSQSQIGIADTLIAMCYAARRRLTATTPYYLPDPALHQALLAAARRGVDVTLVLPKRNDSWIIAAASRSLYPTLLAAGVKILEYEGGLLHAKIMTVDGMLSIVGSANLDRRSFDLNYECNILMDSPEVADMLDERQAIYLQNCKPVTLADVARWPTWRKVYHNLVALAGPLL; encoded by the coding sequence ATGGGGATAGACAAGTCGGCCGCTTTCGCGTGCTATCCGCGCATGGAATGGCTCGGCATCCCCTTTGATTGGCGCACACTGGCCACCTTTGCGGTGCTGGGCTTGCATTATGCACTGGTGATTGCCGTTATTTTCCGCGTGCTGGTGCGTGACCAGATGGAGCCCGTCGTCCGTCTGTCATGGGTCATGCTGATCGCGCTGATCCCGGTTCTGGGTGTTATCGTCTATCTGCTGTTTGGCGAGATTCGCCTGAACCGCGCCAAAGGGCGCAAGATGCAGAACGTGCGCAATCAGTTAACGGCGCTGTGGGAGGCGAATAATATCTCGCATGGCTCGGCGCATGAGGCCGCGACCAGTTTCGCCATGGGCACCGCCACCAGCGATTTTGTCCCCGTGACCGACAACCGCCTGACGATGTTGCCCCAAGGCGATGCGATGATGGATGATATGATCGCCGCCATTGATGGGGCGACCGATACGGTTCACATCCTGTTTTACATCTGGCTGCCCGATACGATCGGCACCCGCATGGTGCAGGCGGTCAGCAATGCTGCGCGCCGCGGCGTGACCTGCCGTGTTCTTGTCGATGCGCTGGGCTCGCGTCTGCTGATCGGGTCGAAACATTGGAAGGCGATGCGCGCGGCGGGCGTGCGGCTGCACCGCGCCTTTCCGTTTCGCAACCCCTTGGTCGAGGTTTTGTTCCAGCGCGTTGACCTGCGCAATCACCGCAAGGTGGTCGTGGTGGACAACCACATCAGCTGGATCGGCAGTCGCAATTGCGCCGACGAGGCCTTTGCAATCAAGCGCCGCTATGCCCCCTGGATCGACATTCTGATGCGGGTCGAGGGGCCGCTGGTCCGCCAGATGCAGGCGGTCTTTATCGCCGATTGGATGCTGTATGATGACGATGCGCCGGTTGATCTGCTGGTCGCACCGCAGCCGCATTTCCCGCCCGAGGATGACGGGCCGGTGGTCGCGACCGGCACCACGGGGCAGGTGATCGCCTCGGGTCCCTCGCAAAGTCAGATCGGCATTGCCGATACGCTGATCGCCATGTGCTATGCCGCGCGCAGGCGGTTGACCGCCACGACGCCCTATTATCTGCCCGACCCCGCGCTGCATCAGGCGCTGCTGGCGGCCGCGCGGCGGGGCGTCGATGTGACGCTGGTGCTGCCAAAACGCAACGATTCATGGATCATCGCCGCCGCCAGCCGCAGCCTGTATCCGACGCTGCTGGCCGCGGGCGTCAAGATTTTGGAATATGAGGGCGGGCTTTTGCACGCCAAGATTATGACGGTCGACGGCATGCTCTCGATCGTCGGATCGGCCAATCTGGACCGGCGCAGCTTTGATTTGAACTATGAATGCAACATCTTGATGGATTCGCCCGAGGTGGCGGACATGCTGGACGAAAGGCAGGCGATCTATCTGCAGAACTGCAAGCCTGTGACACTGGCCGATGTGGCCCGCTGGCCAACCTGGCGCAAGGTCTACCACAATCTTGTCGCGCTGGCTGGGCCGCTTTTGTAA